A segment of the Paramisgurnus dabryanus chromosome 5, PD_genome_1.1, whole genome shotgun sequence genome:
TCTGCCATTCGCCATCTACACCAGTCGACGGTTGAATCTGCCCAGTCGAATTTCCATTGACTGTGTTGCGAAAGCCCTCTCAAACTAAACTGCTTGTCAGAGCCCAGCGTCTGTTTATGACGTCGATACATTTCATTGGATGTCTGCAATATCAATCAAGTTAAAACGTAACAAAGAGGCGGGACGAACGTAATCATTATATTCTAAGGTTGATTGCGCCCTCTTATGGTGCGATTATTAAATTTTAAAGCGCTGCTTTGTTGTCTTAAAGTTGTACTATGCCCAAACAAATGACGACACCAGTTATTTAACTTAATAATAAAGAAGTTTATTTTCAATATTTAGTTGGTAAATGAGTTGCCGTTCTCtacaataataaaatacaaCAATTCTGAGAAAAAGATGGTTAAATCAATACAATTATATTAATGTACAAAATAATCACAGCCTCCTGTGTCCTGTTGTCTGGTCAACATCcatttgaaaaatattaaaaggaaaaacactgtcagaaaattTCAGTTTTTCTGCTCTGTCCTCTGAAAAATACAATCTGGTGCCATTAGCTAAACATAAATAGCTTCTTATTGAATAATCAATGACTCTTAGGGGCAGTAGGTTACATTTAAAGCCCTGTAAGAAGAAGAGTCGCGTTGAAAACAGCACACGGATGTCTACTTGATTACGGACACGTTCATACTTTAACTAAATAGACTGACCAAATAAAGGCCAACTTAAACATAACCAGTACAGTTCATAGTGCTGACCATATATTACTGTTGTTATTGGGGAGATTGCTTCaatctttacaaaaatatttgtttaaaaaaagaaatacagaaaaaaataaagacaataaAAGAGATCTTGACAGAACAATGTAAAGGGAGAGGGTTGAACTATGCAATAAAGACTTCAGAGGAAGTAGGGTGTTGTCGTTCTTGGTGGTATAACCCTTTCAGAGTCGGGAACAGCCCGGAATAACTTTGGTTCCCTTGTGTTCACGTCCTTGAAGACCATGATGGAGGCAATGTTTCCGCAGCGGTAGCAGTAGTTTGGAGCTGACCAGACGGTCACTAGCTTCTCATCAAACATGAATTTGTAGCCCTCGTGAACCAGCTGATGTGCACGGCATATCAGCTTCAAATTGTTGATATGAACAAActtaaaatgggaaaaaaaaagaataaaatctataggttttaaaaacgttttacGACCATATTGCTCATACAACTTCTGATGAAGACATGATTTTGAAATAAAAGCATGAATTCCATGTTTTGTGTATTCGTTGTATGAAAGAAAGTGTCCAACACAATTGTTGTCTAActatctgaagcaaaaacagaatGTACAGGACTACACTGACCCCTCCTAAACATAACTTTATTGGGAGGGGACTAACACCATCATCATTGAATATCTAAGCTACCACTTGCCCATCCAGCAGGCAGAACACTGCATACAGTTTAAGATACAAAAACACTCAGTATTTGTTTCCTACTTCATACAGTCCTGCAAATGTTTACATAAGGCTATGACAAAGTCTGTAAGACAATTTCATGAACTAACACAGCACACACTGTGCAGAGAAAAATATCTTTACCTCATTGGTAACCTTAGCACCAAACAGCCAGCCAGCACCTCTTGGACTGATAGCCCAGGTGTCCACATCCTCTGGGTCAGACCAGACAAGATCACAAAAAGCTCCCTTGTGGGGGATTTCCTGATTGCGTTCAATAGTGCGAATCTGGTCAAGAGTTTTGATGTCAGGTGAAAGGCCACCATGCACACAAAGGATTTGCTCATCTATCAACTGTTGAataaagcaaaaacaaaacacagcattaattAAAACACACGTTGAATTACATTAATAAAACTAAAGCATGTGAACATATATTTAAAGTGAAACATAAAATGCaggtaaaaacaaaacacactCACTTTCACTCGTTTAAAAATTGACCTATTATGCAAAGCTCGCTTTTACAAGTTGTTTGGACATAagtgtgtgttggcagtgtgtgctCACAAACATCCACCAACTCTTTTTTttatccccattaaaccaaagcaatcTTTTTAGACAATCGTTTTGATCctcttatcaatgtgatgtcacactgataaagccctgcccacagccactgactaaCAGTCCTGCATCAGCATAGTTTCTGCCCTCAGCAAGTCATATGCAGTCCACCATATCTCAATAGTGAGATACTACTTTCTTAGACTGTATTAACAGGATTCAAATctattttaactaaaagcacTCACAGGCTCTTTTGGTACATTAgtagtagctcatttgcatttaaaggtacatacatgaaaacagcacattttgctcccacccaaataggagCACTTTGGACATGGttatgagagtatagttcctagccatatttgcctagaaaatcgcagcttttaattttctgccGGTCTTAGtgcacaatgtaactacagaagagtcaagttttaaatgggaaaaatattaaaactcaattatttttagcgcgatgctaatggtctaatcagattcaatggattgtgctaagctaagctaaaagtGACAGACCCGaagattccaaaacggtaagaatcaaatgtttaactctaggggagctggaaaataagcttATTTCccaaaaaaaaagtggaatgtcccttttaGGGTAAGGTCTGGTTGGGTTTGTTTATAATGCACAACATTTAAAACACAGAAGCACTACTAAATTGATATTGAATTGATCTAAATTGACATTTTCAGTGCATTTAACacacaactgttttttttttaataatataaaaatcaaTAACCACACTCTCTTCCCAGCAAATCCAAACTGCAATTTCTTATGCAACTTACGGCAGCAACTGTCAGCATGTCAAAAACTTTTGTGCAGTATCGCCAGGCATTTGCATTTCCATATTTAGTTTGACACTCATCTATAGGAAGAAGAAGGTAAAAGGACTGTTATAAGGCAAGTAAGCTAACAACACATTGCCTAGTAAAGTGTATTATGtttaaaattatgaaaaaataaaacatttgcaaTAATTTCACAACGAAAGAGCATGCATTAGGTTTCTGCAGTCTCTGTATTAGGTTGTCTCCTTACCATAAAAGCCATAGACTTGTGTGATCTGCCTGCTCTCATGATTGCCACGCAACAGTGTGATGCGGTCAGGCCATTTGGCTTTAAGTGCTAGCAAATATGTGAATGTTTCTAAGCTGTAGTAACCTCGGTCAACAAAGTCACCCTAGAAAAAAAAacgcattatttttttcttcactTCAAGTGTTGTTGCATTAACCAAGTAAgacctaaaataaaatgtgtataCTTCTCTTTTCGGATACAATACCataaaaatgtagtttgtgTCTGGTACTTGGCCTCCAGTTCTGAAGAGTTCACAGAGGTCATAAAACTGAAAAGCAAAAAAGGCTTAATGGTTTAAGTTAGTAAACATATCGTTACACTGTAAGAAATACATGCATCTGCAACATCTGTGAATAACCAATGCACCAACAGGGTCTGCTCACACCTGTCCATGAATGTCCCCGCATACAGTGACTGGAGTAGATACTGGTTGTACATTTGATTCCTCAAGTAACAGGTCACATACATAGTCACACAATCTCTGTCAAATCAATGAAAAGAGAAGACAGCACACATCAACAAGCTTTCAATGAGAATGACATCACTAATAATCAGCAAATCAATGAGTGTAAGGTCATATAAAATAATAGAGGTCAGAAGGGAAGCCAAAACAGACACGTTTAAATAACAAATAGTAAAGATCTCAAAATAATGTACTGTACATACATAATGTCTGATGCAACGACAATATGGGAAGCATTGCTACATTATAGGACTAATTTGGGGCTAGTAGTTACGTCCAATGTCTCGGTTTAAAATCAGGCAATAGATGATGATTCAGTCAAGATAAGAAAAACAACTTACAAAGACAAAATTATCACAAAACGAGAGGAAAGATGAGCTACGAAGCAGATGGGCGTTTCAATCAATTCATACTCAGTTCGCTCGATAGCACTAACAGCATAAGTTAGCAAACGAAATGGCTCACCAGAACTACTTTGTTACATATTGTTACTATGTGTGCATGCTGTATTAATAGTATATACAGTGGTTGTCCGATAAACCGATAGATCTCAGGATCAAAAGCTAAAGTAAGTGTAAGAGCTCAAGATTGGTAGGAAGCGACTGCACTACCCTGAACTGACACACTGTCCTATTTTACCAGCTTTGACCATGGCCCCCGCGATTTTATAAATCTAACAGTTAGTACTTGTAATTTGATCGTAAATAACGCCATCGACAATAGTTACCTTTAAATCGTTCTCTGGAAGATACTTGCACTGTCTCGCAATCTCAACATACTTATCCAGGTCCAAAGGCGCCATTTTAAGAACAACAGCCGATGGAAGAAGCGAGGAGGATGTTCAGCTACGTCATGCAGTGAAGTAATGATTGACATGAGGATCAACCAATCAGTACCATGTTACGATTTGCCGAGTCATTCGGTGTGTGCTGATGCGCAGAGTAATTTCACAATGACAtcgaagtaccgcgagaacgattgaAAAGCTGAGCTTTCGAAcctctctcgcggtacttgaTCACATACTCAGGAACGGTTTGCGCAGCGCTGTACGAAGCGGAACGCGCCTATTTATTCTTTCAAAACAACCTGGAGAAACAAACAGAATATGATCAAACGTATTTTAAAGTAAGAATATTTAGTCAGCACACCGTATAAGATAGTTATTCAAAATCTAAGTTCCTGAATAATTTCTAGATAGTCTCGTTTTATTTGCCACAAGGGGGCATCATCGTTTGCTTATTTTCAAACTGAGGTAAAAACATGCATGACCTACCTCAGAACTGCTGTAATggattgtatttatttatttaaagagcacttatttcattgctaaaatacaacgttcatttttgtttttgtataatacaatgtggtTGCGTGGTTTAtgcttaaaaaacattattttccacataccatacatttttgtagctccagatttcactctcttcctgaaaagCTCTGGGTCCCTGATTggtcagctaatctgtacgttgtgattggcttgaatacctctgacatccgccggaaatgtgacgctccttaccatgtttgaaagattcgacACAATGCAGTGCTAACAGGATTTAGCTCACAGGCTGTGAGACAAACCAGGAGGAattacccttacgaaaattaaccatggttttattgtggtaaaagtgtagtaaccatggttttttggtgtattgattactatcagcaaaaccgtggttttactacactaactatggtttaactatggtttttgaaaaccatgattgtcaaaaccatggttattttgtagttactatggttttactacagtaaccatggttttttggttttaactgtagtaaaaccatggttaattttcgtaagggtatgATTATGTCAGTCTCATCTagatcaccaatcccaggaagtaaactgttgcctacaatccgtgtgtttgttgtagtccaagaaaagagatttacctTGGAGACGAGGATTTAActcgtgtcatcgtttacttaggggtatgtaccttttgcatatcgttagcatgtactaatacacacttacacaccaaagacaATTTTAAACCgtgaatcagacaataggtgctctttaataaccCAGACCTAAAATTGTGCACCAAGTACCACTTTATTTTATTCTGATTATACACCCTATCACTTATATTGAATTTTGGAGGAGCAAAAACTATTTGAAATCTAGCCTAAACAGTACCCagcataattttttaaattgcaTACCTTTTGATTATACACagctttataaaaatatatttacaaacatAAGAAATAAACTATAGTAATAAGTAaaaagaaatcacagaaatacataGAATACATAAGGAACAATTGACGACGGGtcgttgaattattagaaaataataaatgcacacctaaggtggaaatgtaaataattcaaaggaccggagtcaattattccacttataccaCAGTAACCACAAACATTAGTCtgcctatttttaatattgacaaGTTGTAATGTTTGCTTCACTACACTAAAGAATTAGTAAAACTTTTGCTTGAATTTCAGGCAATGTGTAACCATCTTCAACTGTCTGTTGTTAAGTGCAAAGCAAAACATGGCACACCAAATAGGTTTTTGGCAGCAATGCAAGGAAGAACAAAAGCACtattaaaatttaaaagtttttctttcagAAATATGACCGTATGAAAAAAGTCTTATTATCTAATAAGTAAGAGATTAGAAtctcaaaattttatttgatttttatttcagtctttgacatgaccttactagtcaatattaaagatatcaaggttatattttcacagaatgttttttacatgatctaggatgattttatgtaaaaaacaaaacaaatgactTTATCTGTGTTTTCCCAGGCAGGGTCACTATCTGTGCACAGATTTGCACAAGTAGCAAGCAATACAATTATACAATTTATGATAATGATAATATAGAATAATAATAGAATacagattattaaaataatatcccCTTTGTAATTTTTATGAGATATATTTCTGGAAAAAAACAtgacataaacaacaaaaatacaatgtacagtaaatgcttaaaatacatatttaaacaATATACTTAAGGCAATACAAAAAAGTCCTATCATTGTTATTCCAGTTTAAGATATTTCCCTTTCCTCTTTTAAAAAAGCATGTATACAGTGATATTTTATAATCGGTTTTAGAAAAAGAATTTAAATGTTAATACTCTATAGTGGAGGTTCATTTTCAGGGTAATTTCTATTAAGCAAAGGTCAATTTCAAAGGTCATCGAGATTTTGTCCTTGCTGATTCCTGCAAcagataaatataaaaaacacaaatttccTTAACGAAGTTAGTATAATAGCATATTTTGATATATCACGGTATATACATAGTGGATAAGATTACACTGTAAGTCTGTTTTACGTTTAAGATGTATAGCCTACATTACATATACCCACCACCATCAAGTGTCCATTCTTGGCTCTGTAGACCATGAATTCACCGCTACTCTTAAAATCAACAAAACCCTCTTTTCCAGGCTGGATATCAAATCTCACACTACAAATTGGAAACAAGTAATACAACTTTAAAACACTCTTGTTAACAACACAGTAATAAACCTACATTATAGGCTCGGTCTTCTGATTGTGTAATTCAGAAAAATGTAATCTTACCTTTCTTGCACAACTTTGACAAGGCTGTTGTTTTTTGTCACTACACATATTTTTGTCAATGCCTCAAAAAGATAATTGCACTGCAAGACCAGGTCCCCCTTCAAACAGAAaagccaacacacacacaaaataccatttaaaacaataacaaagCTGGCAAAATGTAGGGTCAATGCCCATAAATACTTCTCTATTTATAGTGTTTGacataaaataatgaaaatattttaatataaataggAAACAATATCACCAACTTTTTGCTTTGTGTCATCACATGCGACATGGAGAATCAGGAAGTTGTCACTTAAATTGCTGATAGACACCCctgtaaaaagcaaatattgcATATATGCATGTTACTTCTGGGTGTGTGATAGCATTGACTCATCTACTAATGGGACCTGTTTGTTAAATGCAAGTGTTTGTAAGTTACAATAAACTATGGAAAATTATGGATCAGGACAAGTACACAGCACAGTCAAAAAAAACATAGTAgactacacacacatatttaacattaacatataaGCATGTgtcaaaaatgtaataatatcCCAAATTCACAGACTTTTTTAGCATTTATATCTGACCTTTCAGTGAGCTGTAATTCACCCTCTGTTTGATTTTGGCCTCCTCCACCAGATATGCAGCCGCCTGAGTGAAGATCAGCTGTCTGAAACGTGGCCGAAAGCCATTCCTGTCATACTTAATCACTGGGACACTGTACTGTACAGGGGAAGATATCACAATAAACTTTCCATGTACATTATCTAAACATAAATCTGGCTAAACTGTtattaaaggctctctaagcaaATCTGatagacgttagttattgttgacgtttgaactgttttcaaacagacggagcgttgctaactcctccccctcccttccgtgctttcatgaacgcgcccaacccccacccccaaatcctttttgtcgtttattggctggaatactttgttttgtggtgctaggtttggccactatgttgatattgccgtttgtgaagcctgggctgtctacagagatcgtgtttttttacagtttgatcagcggacaggcagcaagcagatagtgaggagatgtttccggtatgtaagaaaaaatgttttatggtctaaaacgcgtcaattcgcttagagcgcctttaagtgtTTAATCATGTGCACTATGTATTGCTGAAAACAGAACTAAACAGAACTATAGTCCACCAATATGGAATGCTACAAAACTTTAGATACATGATCTATACTGCATAAGAATTCAATCAACCTGAATACtgatgtttttaataattgctTAACTTCAATAAGAATAGGCAGTGCAGTCTCTTTAAGAGGATTGAACTGCTGTTCGTTTCACATGCCTTAATGCCCTCAGAACAAATCATCTGCAAGACTTTGATGTTTATTTCCTGTTCACctgaagaaaagaagaaaatacACAAATCAAGAGTGCTACAATGTATTTTACGATTGCttaagcatgatttaaaaattaAGGCTCATTTTGtcaaaactttgttttaaaGTAACTAATTCTCAAGATTTTTGACTTTTACTGTGAATATGTTAGCCCTAAAGGGGAcatatgaaaatctgatttactcaccctcaagcaatccgagatacacaTGTCCACCACcctctttcagacaaacacatttgaagTAATTTTAGTACTGTCCTTGCTCTTCTAAGCTTTGTAATGGTAGAAAACATTAAACCCccaaaagtgcattcatcctttacAGAGGTAATCCATATGGCTCCAGGGGTTTGTAAAGgtctttttcgattaatcgatgcacttttgtaagaaaaacatatttcaatctttataaactttaataactagcttccagtaaTGATGGCATCTTGCACTTACGCAATTCATGAGAGTTTTAACATTATGGAGCGTTGGTTGTCATAGGTACATTGCGCAGTGACTCGTGTGAGTTCAAGATGGCGTCTCTACTGATAAGTAGTTATTATAAGCTATGTCCCAATTCGAAGTCTACGACCTCCTAAGGCTGCATTCTAAGACAGATTGCGCCACAGCGACTAAAGGTcagtaaggccgtcccaattcaaaggctgccTAAAATGCGACCTCAGAATGCGTCCCTTTTCTCCACGCTGCGAAGGATAGAACAAATGGATCCTTCACAGCCTAGGCTATCCTGAGATTCATTGCATGCCTGTAATGGctggatattttaaaataaacatttaaaccttTGTTAATTTCCGTTCTCTTTGTGGACTCCGGAGGCTGCGACCTTCAAAGACAGAGTGCTCGCCTTTAAGGTCACGTCCTAAGAAGGTTGCAGCCTTCGGACCAATTTGGACACAGCTACTGTTTATAAAGTTATATGAATATTATACTTACAAAAGCACATTGATTACCCGCAGAAGATCTTTATTAACCCTTtggagctgtgtggattacttctgtgaaggatggttgcacttttttggggtttaaaatcagaagttgttccctgatccctgttttctaccattatgaagcatggaagagcaaggacatttactaagaTAACTCCAAATGTattcgtctgaaagatgatggacatatgtttCTTGCATTGCTTGAGGGTGATTGAATTACCCCATTACTTTTGATATTTGGCTCCAAAGCATCGACAAAATGTACAATctaagatataagcatttaacaAAACAGAAGCATTTTCTTATCAAACACATAACATCTTACTTATCCTGGTGTCAGCAAAGGGTTGGCATACACTGTGAGGATAGCTTTCTTTCCTGCCTTTGAATATGTCACTGGCCAGTGCTTTAATTTGCAGCTGTAAATAAAATGGACCTGTAAGGAGTTTGCATACTAATAATACAGTGACAaaatacactctcagaaaaaaagtacaaaagctatcactggggctgtaccctttctaaaagtacacttttgtacctaaagtTTGCATTTAAGTTATACATTTATACAaccttaaaggaacacacccacattttgggaatttagcttattcaccatatCCTGTAGAGTAAGATAAGTAcatacatacctttcttatctccgtgcgtgctgtaactctgtctgatgcagcccccgctagcttagcttagcacaaagactggaagtgaatggctccagctagcatactgcttccaataagtgacaaaatagcgcgaaaattttcctatttatgtgttgtgatttgtatagtcacaccgtgtacaaataccaaggtcatatgagacacagccatcttttaacagtatacatattGGGAACTCCACACAAGTAGCAGTGCAAcaatacaaatcacaacacataaataggaaaatgttccattattttgtcacttattggtaGCAGtgtgctagctggagccattcacttccagtctctgtgctaagctaagctagcgggggctgcgtgaGAACTaggttacagcacgcacggagatgagaaaggtatgtatggacttatctaactctggtgGATACGGTGAAttagctaaattcccaaaatgtgggcatgtttctttaatggtacatatttggacctttttaaagggtaccgccccagagacagcttttgtactagttttttctgagagtgtaggttTTAAAATTGAAAGATGACACAGACTGCATACCTGTGCCTTTCTTTGTGTAGTGATCCCTCTGACGTACTTCCGCACAAGGAGACGTGTGTGTAACTTACGCAAGAGCACTGAGGCCTGTACAATCGGAAAACACATGAATTTCTGATTTTAAAGTGCTTTTAAAGTAAATCAGTCTTTCAACGGATCAAATAACGTATAGACTACCTCTTGCATTATGGGTGGAGGAGTGAGCCATGTGTTTACGTCCAATACGGATTTTGGCAGGTTCTCTTTGAGTCGAGTGAGGTAGTTTTGTTGGACAAAGGCCAGATATTCGGAGTTGTCCATGCTGACAGGTTGATTTCTGTTCATGAAGCCTTTAATAAACCTTTTAAGTGTGGAAAATGCTATTAACATCAAAACAGCATTAAACCTCATAAATATCTTCACTGTCAaagaaaaaaggtttaaaactgtaccttttctgtacCCTAAGGTTAAGTTTTGTGCCTTTACAGGTATGCTAAACATAATACAGTGTTACATAACTGTACCTTAAAAATGATTGTGTACCTtttacagttaactgttttgtacccctaaaattttaCTGGTACAAAAGTGTTCCTTAGCTTGCAATACAGACATAATTATTATCTTACTTCTTAATGACTTTGACAGCCCAGGCTTTCTTTTCCCTCTCTTTTCTGGCCTGAAGACCCCGCCAGCATGCCTCAATTTTGGTAGCTATTAAAATCCAATTAAGAGTGATGTAATATTTAGGGTTTAATTTAGTAACTTCAATGTACTAACAAGCAAAAACCAAAATACCTGCTTCTCTTTGCCTCTGGTATTCTTCTCTTCCCCTATAGCCTTTGTATTTGGCCTGAATCCTTGTGGCTTTAACAAACCAATTTAAAGGCAATGAGATGTGGCATTCAATATCAACTTACTGCAAGCAACAGACTATGGCAAAATACATTTACACAGTCAAGAAGCAAATaataattcatttatttgtcaagATCCTTCAGTTACTCTCTCTATCAACATGGTAGTCTCACCCAGTTCATGCTTGCAGACCTCAAATGCATCTTCAGTGGCAAAGAGAGTCCTGGGATGGCGAATGAAGATTTTGGTTCTTCCGAAATTAGCAAGGAAAGAAAACAACTTGTAGTTTATTGCAGCTAATAAAGCTGTACAAAATACAGTAGACAATAGGCAGTTTATACCTTCCCATTTTGTATTCGTCTGTTTTGTAGCCAAGATGTTTGATAAGACGCTGAACTCCTTCTGCTGGTGTCCCCTTCCAGTGTGGCCATGTTTCTGGACATAGAGCCTTATATCTACACAAATCAACATGGAGGTTTGTGACATTTTGGCATGGAGGTGTTAGGGAACAAGTGCTTGATACAAAAGATGCGCTTTTAATGAAACACTACTGCTGAGGTCAGTTTCAGATGACAAGGGTTAAGCGCTTCTAGGTAGATTACACAATATCAAGTTAACATCAtcattttaatggattttatTGATTAAATTTACTATATGACAGAGACTACGACGCTGTGCTCCACCGTTTGGACTACAGGAATGTAGATACATTAATGTCTCTCTagaacacaaaaacaaaaaatcaccTTTTCAGGAAGACTTCATATCGTCTCCTATACGCAAACCCAGCACGTCTTACTCTCAAGTGCTCCATTAACCCCAGGTACTTGACTTGATGTCTCACCGTAACGTCATCGAACTGCCCTAAGAGAAGGTGAGCGAGAGAAAGGTTGCCGGCTCTTGTAAAACATTTAGCAGACAAAAAACCACAAACCTCAGGGGTGAAGTGAAAGGTTTACCTGGCTGCTTACAGTTATTAGGTTTCAGGCACCGTATATACCATGGCTCTTTAGACATAAGTATTTCTGTGAGGCCTGCAAGACTGTTCTTAAACTGGGTGGCCACCTGTTAACAAATGCCTGGTCAGAAATGTGTCAGATCCATGAAAAGTCTACAGTTCATGCAAAGTTTGTATATTACAATGCTTGAATAGCTGAATGGACATAATGTATGGAAGGAAATAACGTCAGCTTTTAGAAATACTTATTGGTGGTAAAAAGTGTCACCCGTTGTCCATTAGAAATGTGTAACTGGTCCCCGAGTGTGACTTGAACCACCAATTGGTCCAGCATGGAAGTAGGACTGGTTAGGGACTCGAATTGGGGTGGGGTGTGCAATAAGTACAAACACTACAGATCATAGCTTTTAGCCTCCTCGATAGAGCACCTGACTCCCATGCTGGACCGTTTGCTGGTTCGTGTCCCACTCGGAGCGGGAGCGAGTAGGACCATATACAAATGCGCACAATAACAATCTGCAGATAGATGAATCTTGGAAATATTGTATGTACAGATCAAGCTGTTATGATTTGTGTGTCTTTGAATTCATTTGAACACCTTTACATTCACATTTACTAATTTAGGATACACGTTTATACAAAGCAACTTTAATgagatagcatttaaaattttattcatttaactTTTACTGTACCGTCTCAGGTCTTTTCTTGCCATCGGGTTCTATAGTTGGGAAGCAATGCTGGATTATAGC
Coding sequences within it:
- the ppp6c gene encoding serine/threonine-protein phosphatase 6 catalytic subunit, which codes for MAPLDLDKYVEIARQCKYLPENDLKRLCDYVCDLLLEESNVQPVSTPVTVCGDIHGQFYDLCELFRTGGQVPDTNYIFMGDFVDRGYYSLETFTYLLALKAKWPDRITLLRGNHESRQITQVYGFYDECQTKYGNANAWRYCTKVFDMLTVAALIDEQILCVHGGLSPDIKTLDQIRTIERNQEIPHKGAFCDLVWSDPEDVDTWAISPRGAGWLFGAKVTNEFVHINNLKLICRAHQLVHEGYKFMFDEKLVTVWSAPNYCYRCGNIASIMVFKDVNTREPKLFRAVPDSERVIPPRTTTPYFL